The nucleotide sequence CGAGGTTGGGTCCAAATTCTCCACCTCAAGTGGCACACGATCGAAGTAACTTCTGGGGATGCTCCCAGATCACAAAGGACACCCTTAAATAAgtataaaacaacgaaaatatataaataatttatttcttatgcTTAGGACAACTTAATGTGATTTTGTCTTAACCTATTATTATACTGTTTTAATAATACATCATATAAAAACAGACTAGTTTTGTTAGAATagatcatttcttattttaaacaaaatttgctaataTTTCTTCAGCTTCAATACAGGCCAAAGCAAAAATACTGCGCCGGTGAGATAAGTAATTGTAGAACCAACACTCCAAAATGATACACTCGCAAGTATTGGTCCTAAGGCTCTCGCTAAAGCCCCCAGGGATCGAAATATACCCATTACAGTCCCTTTTTGTTGCACCGAGCCATATTCAGAAGCCATCGTCATTAAACATGGGACGACAAGAGctgtggctaaaaaaaaatataaaataaaaatagttttttaattctcaACATTAACTTACAAAcagcaaacaaaaataaccCTAAATATAGAAGATGGATTGACGACGCTAATCCAACGCATATAAATGAAGGTATAATTAACCATAACCCGTTAACAGCAGTTTTCTTGGTCTTATTACTCGGTAATTTGCGAACATATCCGCCTTGAATTAACGCCATGATTAAACCAATAGAGAAAAACATCATTCCTTGTTGAGTTGAGGTGTAATGGAAGACGTGATGAGTTAAAAACGTTAAAGTAAATTCTAATCCGCTGTAAATGAACAAATAAACGAAGTAAACGATCCCCAGGAGTTTTAATTTCCTGAAATCTTGCTCATTTAATCCCGTAACAGgtgtaaaatcgaaaagttgttttaaattaattaaagctgTTGCGTtttttaagctttcttttataCTATTTGCGCGTTTctcctaaaaaaaattataaataaattaaatatataaaataaaataaataaaattaaacctttggcaaagtttctttaaaaaataaaataaagaaaacaagaTCACTGAGCGCTAAGAAGACTGCGAATAACGCTGGTAAAATGTACCAATCCccagttttagattttgcccAAACGGCAAATAAAGCACCAATAACAGGACCGATTATAAACCCCAAAGAAAATGCAATTCCAATAAGAGCCATCCCAATCCCTCTCGTTTTCATAGTAGATATATCAGTGATAATAGCCATACTTAAGGACACATTTCCTTTGCTAATACCCCCAATAAATCTTGCAAAcacaaaaatagcaaaattcgaTGATAAAGCCCACAAAATATATGAGAATAACACTCCGacctaaaaacaaaaaaaaaataattatatattaattaataattatattattaataatatattaataatattaataacatattatattatatatatattaatataatatatatttatatattataatatattaattaaataaaaatctaaataacatttaattcgATCATACCAAACAAGTAATCATAACTTTTCTTCTTCCAATAACATCAGAAATTCCCCCAACAATAGGGGCAGCaacaaattgtaaaaaacTAAACATAGATCCAAGAAATCCTCCAAATAAAACTGAGTTAAAGCGTTCCGGTGCTCCGACGAGTTCTTGAAAGACAACTATTTGTTTTGATAGCCAAGAATATAATCCGATGGTGTCTTTGGCTTTGTAATGATCCAATAAAGAGGGTAGAAGCGGCAAAATCATTGTAAATGCGAGTAAATCTAGTAATAAGGATATGAAAACGACGTAAACGGTGGGGTTGACTTTTTCTTGGGTCATCGTGTACTTCTTTTTCTGTATATCAGCACTAATATCACATGTTTCTTTGGATCACAATGCGATGAAGAATGAATGTGGTGTGTGATGAAGATGAAAGTGGTGATACTTTCTAATTTACCGGTTTATTTCCTCAACGAGGTCATTAAATACACGCCCAAAGCGATTTTCGTTTCTTTCCTTTTTCTAATTGGATTTCGTTGATTTTGTTATCTGTGTACATGATTTTATTCGCGTTCCGTTTTAAACCTTATCTCTGGCTTTCCGGGATTTCATACACTTTACGTTAAAAAGATAGGTTAGAATTTCGTTTGGatcataaaacttttattttatagatataaaaataagtcATTTTGATAGTTTaaggttaatttttaatcattttgacgttttaaacgTCACTTTGAcattaatgtttaataaaaataaaccaaataaaaatataaatatcattttattgTCATTTTAGGATAAACTTTGTAATTcatctattttaatttgaactcCTTCTATGGCATTATACAAACTGACAATTTCCTCttcatttaaatcaaatacAACATTCTCAGTAGACTcactattaataatatcgctaagttgtagttttaatttaacagtAGGAACTATTTCTTTGGGCGAATAATTCGTGGCAGCTTGCAAATTAACTTGCCAAGAAACCCCATTTAACTTCTTCCTTTTATTCAAATCGCCACAATCGCCTTTAATCCTTTCGATCCACATCTTTGTGAATTCTTCAGCTTTTTCTGTATCCAATTTCAAAACTAGCTCGAGATCTTTTTGTAGATCTACAggttttagaataaattttaCAGCTTGATTCCATGTGTGAGTTAAAGATTGCACCAAAAGGATGGATTTTTCCTCTTCTAATTGAAGTAAactccctaattttttaatctcacCAAGTGTAAAGGGAGCAGATTCATCTGACTCAAATATTCGTTTAAGAAggatcttaaatttttgggaCGAGAGCAAATTTATTAACGCAATTCCTTCTAAAAGTCTAATTAAAGgagtaagttaaaaaaattgttgcgttaattttacttactttttatttattgttatccAAGGAAGAgacatttttttgaggttaatcaATCAGTTTATAGAAATGAATTTGGTTGTTATGATCCCAACACAATTTTATAGGATTTTATCTGTTCCTTGTAAGAGAGGTTAAGTTAAATGAAGTTTAGTTTATTATCGCAAGATGTCAGGGCATCATTAAAATACGATTTAAATCCTTTTTTCTGTATATTTCCTTTTAACTGCGCAATTTCCTGACTTCTCAGCATAATCATGGTCCAAATAAATGTCATTTGAAGATATTATGATAGAAAGaaagcaaaaagaaaacaCAAAGATGAACCTCTTTCTAGCACCTTTTTGCCTTCTTTCTACTTGCTTTCTAGCATCATTAATGTGTGATCGTTCGAATAATGCAAGTTCCTGATATGATTGTAGAAGATGTTATTGAAGACATTATGCCAGAAAGAAAGCAAAAAGAAATGAACATCAATTTAGCATCTCCACGACTTCTTTCTGCTTGCTTTCTAGCATCTTAATGTGCATTCGTTCCAATAATTTAAGTTCCTAATATGAGTAAAGGAGAAGCTCTTGAAGATTTTATGCCAGAAAGAAAGCAAAAAGAAGCCGGGGAAATGAACCTCAATTTAGCACCTCCACGACTTCTTTCTACTTGCTTTCTAGCATCTTAATGTGTGTTTCTTCCAATAATTTAAGTTCATAATATGATTAAAGGAGAAGTTCTTGAAGATTTTATGCCAGAAAGAAAGCAAAAAGAAGCCGGGGAAATGAACCTCTATTTAGCATCCCCACGACTTCTTTCTACTTGCTTTCTAGCACGTTAATGTGTGATCGTTCCAATAATTTAAGTTCTTAATATGATTGAAGAAAAAGTCCTTGAAGATTTTATACCAGAAAGTAAGCAGAAAGTAGCCAGTGAAATGAACCTTTATTTAGCATATCCACGACTTCTTTCTACTTGCTTTTTAGCATCACAAAGTGTGATCGCTCGAATAATTTAGTTCTTCCTATGATTGAGAAATAGTTCTTGAAGATTTTATGCCAGAAAGTAGGCAGAAAGTAGCCAATGATATGAACCTTTATTTAACACATCCACGACTTCTTTCTACTTGCCTTCTAGCATCTCAAACTGTGATCGCTCGAATAATTCAGTTCTTACTATGATTGGAGAAAAAGTTCTTGAAGATTTTATACCAGAAAGTAAGCAAAAAGGAGCCAATGTGATGAAGCTTCATTTAACACCTCCACGACTTCTTTCTACTTGCTTTCTAGCACTTTAATGTGCGTTCGTTCCAATAATTCCAGTTCCTAATATGATTAAAGGAGAAGTTCTTGAAGATTTTATGCCAGAAAGAAAGCAAAAAGAAGCCAAGGAAATGAACCTCTATTTAGCATCCCCATGACTTCTTTCTACTTGCTTTCTAGCACGTTAATGTGTGCTCGTTCCAATAATTTAAGTTCTTAATATGATTGAAGAAAAAGTTCTTGAAGATTTTATACCAGAAAGTAAGCAGAAAGTAGCCAGTGATATGAACCTTTATTTAGCATATCCATGACTTCTTTCTACTTGCTTTCTAGCATCTCAAAGTGTGATCGCTCGAATAATGTAGTTCTTCCTATGATTGAAGTAATAGTTCTTGAAGATTTTATGCCAGAAAGTAAGCAGAAAGTAGCCAGTAATACGAACCTTTATTTAGCATATCCACGACTTCTTTCTACTTGCTTTCTAGAATCACAAAGTGTGATCGCTCGAATAATTTAGTTCTTCCTATGATTGAAGAAATAGTTCATGAAGATTTTATGCCAGAAAGTAAGCAGAAAGTAGCCAATGATATGAACCTTTATTTAACACATCCACGACTTCTTTCTACTTGCTTTCTAGCATCACAAAGTGTGATCGCTCGAATAATTTAGTTCTTCCTATGATTGAAGAAATAGTTCATGAAGATTTTATACCAGAAAGTAAGCAGAAAAAAGCGGTGATATGAACCTTTATATAGCATATCCACGACTTCTTTCTACTTGCTTTCTAGCATCACAAAGTGTGGTCGTTCGAATAATTTAGTTCTTACTATAATTGGAGAAAAAGTTCTTGAAGATTTTATACCAGAAAGTAAGCAAAAAGGAGCCAATGTGATGAAGCTTCATTTAACACCTCCACGACTTCTTTCTACTTGCTTTCTAGCACTTTAATGTGCGTTCGTTCCAATAATTCCAATTCCTAATATGATTAAAGGAGAAGTTCTTGAAGATTTTATGCCAGAAAGAAAGCAAAAAGAAGCCAGGGAAATGAACCTCTATTTAGCATCCCCATGACTTCTTTCTACATGCTTTCTAGCACGTTACCAGTTCCTAATATGATTAAAGGAGAAGTTCTTGAAGATTTTATGCCAGAAAGAAAGCAAAAAGAAGCCATAGAAATGAACCTCTATTTAGCATCCCCATGACTTCTTTCTACTTGCTTTCTAGCACGTTAATGTGTGATCGTTCCAATAATTTAAGTTCTTAATATGATTGAAGAAAAAGTTCTTGAAGATTTTATACCAGCAAGTAAGCAGAAAGAAACCAGTGATATGAACCTCTATTTAGCATATCCACGACTTCTTTCTACTTGCTTTCTAGCATCTTAAACTGTGATCGCTCGAATAATTTAGTTCTTCCTATAATTGAAGAAATAGTTCTTGAAGATTTTATGCCAGAAAGTAAGCAGAAAGTAGCCAGTAATATGAACCTTTATTTAACACATCCACGACTTCTTTCTACTTGCTTTCTAGCATCACAAAGTGTGATCGCTCGAATAATTTAGTTCTTCCTATGATTGAAGAAATAGTTCTTGAAGATTTTATACCAGAAAGTAAGCAGAAAAAAGCAGTGATATGAACCTTTATTTAGCATATCCACGACTTCTTTCTACTTGCTTTCTAGCATCACAAAGTGTGGTCGCTCGAATAATTTAGTTCTTACCATGATTGGAGAAAAAGTTCTTGAAGATTTTATACCAGAAAGTAAGCAAAAAGGAGCCAATGTGATGAAACTTCATTTAACACCTCCACGACTTCTTTCTACTTGCTTTCTAGCACTTTAATGTGCGTTCGTTCCAATAATTCCAGTTCCTAATATGATTAAAGGAGAAGTTCTTGAAGATTTTATGCCAGAAAGAAAGCAAAAAGAAGCCATAAAAATGAACCTCTATTTAGCATCCCCATGACTTCTTTCTACTTGCTTTCTAGCACGTTAATGTGTGATCGTTCCAATAATTTAAGTTCTTAATATGATTGAAGAAAAAGTTCTTGAAGATTTTATACCAGAAAGTAAGCAGAAAGAAGCCAGTGATATGAACCTCTATTTAGCATATCCACGACTTCTTTCTACTTGCTTTCTAGCATCTTAAAGTGTGATCGCTCGAATAATTTAGTTCTTCCTATGATTGAAGAAATAGTTCTTGAAGATTTTATACCAGAAAGTAAGCAGAAAAAAGCAGTGATATGAACCTTTATTTAGCATATCCACGACTTCTTTCTACTTGCTTTCTAGCATCACAAAGTGTGGTCGCTCGAATAATGTAGTTCTTACTATGATTGGAGAAAAAGTTCTTGAAGATTTTATACCAGAAAGTAAGCAGAAAAAAGCAGTGATATGAACCTTTATTTAGCATATCCACGACTTCTTTCTACTTGCTTTCTAGCATCACAAAGTGTGGTCGCTCGAATAATTTAGTTCTTACCATGATTGGAGAAAAAGTTCTTGAAGATTTTATACCAGAAAGTAAGCAAAAAGGAGCCAATGTGATGAAGCTTCATTTAACACCTCCACGACTTCTTTCTACTTGCTTTCTAGCACTTTAATGTGCGTTCGTTCCAATAATTCCAGTTCCTAATATGATTAAAGGAGAAGTTCTTGAAGATTTTATGCCAGAAAGAAAGCAAAAAGAAGCCATAAAAATGAACCTCTATTTAGCATCCCCATGACTTCTTTCTACTTGCTTTCTAGCACGTTAATGTGTGATCGTTCCAATAATTTAAGTTCTTAATATGATTGAAGAAAAAGTTCTTGAAGAATTTATACCAGAAAGTAAGCAGAAAGAAGCCAGTGATATGAACCTCTATTTAGCATATCCACGACTTCTTTCTACTTGCTTTCTAGCATCTTAAAGTGTGATCGCTCGAATAATTTAGTTCTTCCTATGATTGAAGAAATAGTTCTTGAAGATTTTATGCCAGAAAGTAAGCAGAAAGTAGCCGGTAATATGAACCTTTATTTAACACATCCACGACTTCTTTCTACTTGCTTTCTAGCATCACAAAGTGTGATCGCTCGAATAATTTAGTTCTTCCTATGATTGAAGAAATAGTTCTTGAAGATTTTATACCAGAAAGTAAGCAGAAAAAAGCAGTGATATGAACCTTTATTTAGCATATCCACGACTTCTTTCTACTTGATTTCTAGCATCACAAAGTGTGGTCGCTCGAATAATGTAGTTCTTACTATGATTGGAGAAAAAGTTCTTGAAGATTTTATACCAGAAAGTAAGCAAAAAGGAGCCAATGTGATGAAGCTTCATTTAACACCTCCACGACTTCTTTCTACTTGCTTTCTAGCACTTTAATGTGCGTTCGTTCCAATAATTCCAGTTCCTAATATGATTAAAGGAGAAGTTCTTGAAGATTTTATGCCAGAAAGAAAGCAAAAAGAAGCCATAGAAATGAACCTCTATTTAGCATCCCCATGACTTCTTTCTACTTGCTTTCTAGCACGTTAATGTGTGATCGTTCCAATAATTTAAGTTCTTAATATGATTGAAGAAAAAGTTCTTGAAGATTTTATACCAGAAAGTAAGCAGAAAGAAACCAGTGATATGAACCTCTATTTAGCATATCCACGACTTCTTTCTACTTGCTTTCTAGCATCTTAAAGTGTGATCGCTCGAATAATTTAGTTCTTACCATGATTGGAGAAAAAGTTCTTGAAGATTTTATACCAGAAAGTAAGCAAAAAGGAGCCAATGTGATGAAGATTCATTTAACACCTCCACGACTTCTTTCTACTTGCTTTCTAGCACTTTAATGTGTGTTCGTTCCAATAATTCCAGTTCCTAATATGATTAAAGGAGAAGTTCTTGAAGATTTTATACCAGAAAGTGAGCAGAAAGTAGCCAGTGATATGAACCTTTATTTAGCATATCCACGACTTCTTTCTACTTGCTTTCTAGCATCACAAAGTGTAATCGCTCGAATAATTTAGTTCTTCCTATGATTGAAGAAATAGTCTTGAAGATTTTATGCCAGAAAGTAACCAGAAAGTAGCCAATGATATGAACCTTTATTTAACACATACACTACTTCTTTCTACTTGCTTTCTAGCATCACAAAGTGTGATCGCTCGAATAATTTGGTTCTTACTATGATTGGAGAAAAAGTTCTTGAAGACTTTATGCCAGAAAGTAAGCAACAAGGAGCCAATGTGATAAAGCTTCATTTAACACCTCCACGACTTTTTTCTACTTGCTTTCTAGCACTTTAATGTGCGTTCGTTCCAATAATTCCAGTTCCTAATATGATTAAAGGAGAAGTTCTTGAAGATTTTATGCCAGAAAGAAAGCAAAAAGAAGCCATAGAAATGAACCTCTATTTAGCATCCCCATGACTTCTTTCTACTTGCTTTCTACCACGTTAATGTGTGATCGTTCCAATAATTTAAGTTCTTAATATGATTGAAGAAAAAGTTCTTGAAGATTTTATACCAGAAAGTAAGCAGAGAGAAACCAGTGATATGAACCTCTATTTAGCATATCCACGACTTCTTTCTACTTGCTTTCTAGCATCTTAAAGTGTGATCGCTCGAATAATTTAGTTCTTCCTATGATTGAAGAAATagtttttgaagattttataCCAGAAAGTAAGCAGAAAAAAGCAGTGATATGAACCTTTATTTAGCATATCCACGACTTCTTTCTACTTGCTTTCTAGCATCACAAAGTGTAGTCGCTCGAATAATTTAGTTCTTACCATGATTGGAGAAAAAGTTCTTGAAGATTTTATACCAGAAAGTAAGCAAAAAGGAGCCAATGTGATGAAGCTTCATGTAACACCTCCACGACTTCTTTCTACTTGCTTTCTAGCACTTTAATGTGCGTTCGTTCCAATAATTCCAGTTCCTAATATGATTAAAGGAGAAGTTCTTGAAGATTTTATGCCAGAAAGAAAGCAAAAAGAAGCCATAGAAATGAACCTCTATTTAGCATCCCCATGACTTCTTTCTACTTGCTTTCTAGCACGTTAATGTGTGATCGTTCCAATAATTTAAGTTCTTAATATGATTGAAGAAAAAGTTCTTGAAGATTTTATACCAGAAAGTAAGCAGAAAGAAACCAGTGATATGAACCTCTATTTAGCATATCCACGACTTCTTTCTACTTGCTTTCTAGCATCTTAAAATGTGATCGCTCGAATAATTTAGTTCTTACCATGATTGGAGAAAAAGTTCTTGAAGATTTTATACCAGAAAGTAAGCAAAAAGGAGCCAATGTGATGAAGATTCATTTAACACCTCCACGACTTCTTTCTACTTGCTTTCTAGCACTTTAATGTGTGTTCGTTCCAATAATTCCAGTTCCTAATATGATTAAAGGAGAAGTTCTTGAAGATTTTATACCAGAAAGTGAGCAGAAAGTAGCCAGTGATATGAACCTTTATTTAGCATATCCACGACTTCTTTCTACTTGCTTTCTAGCATCACAAAGTGTAATCGCTCGAATAATTTAGTTCTTCCTATGATTGAAGAAATAGTCTTGAAGATTTTATGCCAGAAAGTAACCAGAAAGTAGCCAATGATATGAACCTTTATTTAACACACACACTACTTCTTTCTACTTGCTTTCTAGCATCACAAAGTGTGATCGCTCGAATAATTTGGTTCTTACTATGATTGGAGAAAAAGTTCTTGAAGATTTTATACCAGAAAGTAAGCAGAGAGAAACCAGTGATATGAACCTCTATTTAGCATATCCACGACTTCTTTCTACTTGCTTTCTAGCATCTTAAAGTGTGATCGCTCGAATAATTTAGTTCTTCCTATGATTGAAGAAATagtttttgaagattttataCCAGAAAGTAAGCAGAAAAAAGCAGTGATATGAACCTTTATTTAGCATATCCACGACTGCTTTCTACTTGCTTTATAGCATCACAAAGTGTGATCGCTCGAATAATTTAGTTCTTACTATGATTGGAGAAAAAGTTCTTGAAGATTTTATACCAGAAAGTAAGCAAAAAGGAGCCAATGTGATGAAGCTTCATTTAACACCTCCACGACTTCTTTCTACTTGCTTTCTAGCACTTTAATGTGCGTTCGTTCCAATAATTCCAGTTCCTAATATGATTAAAGGAGAAGTTCTTGAAGATTTTATGCCAGAAAGAAAGCAAAAAGAAGCCAAGGAAATGAACCTCTATTTAGCATCCCCATGACTTCTTTCTACTTGCTTTCTAGCACGTTAATGTGTGCTCGTTCCAATAATTTAAGTTCTTAATATGATTGAAGAAAAAGTTCTTGAAGATTTTATACCAGAAAGTAAGCAGAAAGTAGCCAGTGATATGAACCTTTATTTAGCATATCCATGACTTCTTTCTACTTGCTTTCTAGCATCTCAAAGTGTGATCGCTCGAATAATGTAGTTCTTCCTATGATTGAAGTAATAGTTCTTGAAGATTTTATGCCAGAAAGTAAGCAGAAAGTAGTCAGTGATATGAACCTTTATTTAACACATCCACGACTTCTTTCTACTTGCTTTCTAGCACTTTAATGTGTGTCCGTTCCAATAATTCCAGTTCCTAATATGATTAAAGGAGAAGTTCTTGAAGATTTTATGCCAGAAAGAAAGCAAAAAGAAGCCGTAGAAATGAACCTCTATTTAGCATCCCCATGACTTCTTTCTACTTGCTTTCTAGCACGTTAATGTGTGATCGTTCCAATAATGTAAGTTCTTAATATGATTGAAGAAAAAGTTCTTGAAGATTTTATACCAGAAAGTAAGCAGAAAGAAACCAGTGATATGAACCTGTATTTAGCATATCCACGACTTCTTTCTACTTGCTTTCTAGCATCTTAAAGTGTGATCGCtcgaataatttaattcttactATGATTGGAGAAAAAGTTCTTGAAGATTTTATGCCAGAAAGTAAGCAGAAAGTAGCCAGTAATATGAACCTTTATATAACACATCCACGACTTCTTTCTACTTGCTTTCTAGCATCACAAAGTGTGATCGCTCGAATAATTTAGTTCTTCCTATGATTGAAGAAATAGTTCTTGAAGATTTTATGCCAGAAAGTAAGCAGAAAGTAGCCAATGATATGAATCTTTATTTAACACATCCACGACTTCTTTCTACTTGCTTTCTAGCATCACAAAGTGTGATCGCTCGAATAATTTAGTTCTTCCTATGATTGAAGAAATAGTTCATGAAGATTTTATACCAGAAAGTAAGCAGAAAAAAGTAGTGATATGAACCTTTATTTAGCATATCCACGACTTCTTTCTACTTGCTTTCTAGCATCACAAAGTGTGGTCGCTCGAATAATGTAGTTCTTACTATGATTGGAGAAAAAGTTCTTGAAGATTTTATACCAGAAAGTAAGCAAAAAGGAGCCAATGTGATGAAGCTTCATTTAACACCTCCACGACTTCTTTCTACTTGCTTTCTAGCACTTTAGTGTGCGTTCGTTCCAATAATTCCAATTCCTAATGTGATTAAAGGAGAAGTTCTTGAAGATTTTATGCcagaaagaaaacaaaaagaagcCATAGAAATGAACCTCTATTTAGCATCCCCATGACTTCTTTCTACTTGCTTTCTAGCACGTTAATGTGTGAtggttccaataatttaaGTTCTTAATATGATTGAAGAAAGAGTTCTTGAAGATTTTATACCAGAAAGTAAGCAGAAAGAAACCAGTGATATGAACCTCTATTTAGCATATCCACGACTTCTTTCTACTTGCTTTCTAGCATCTTAAAGTGTGATCGC is from Onthophagus taurus isolate NC chromosome 8, IU_Otau_3.0, whole genome shotgun sequence and encodes:
- the LOC111425195 gene encoding major facilitator superfamily domain-containing protein 10, producing the protein MTQEKVNPTVYVVFISLLLDLLAFTMILPLLPSLLDHYKAKDTIGLYSWLSKQIVVFQELVGAPERFNSVLFGGFLGSMFSFLQFVAAPIVGGISDVIGRRKVMITCLVGVLFSYILWALSSNFAIFVFARFIGGISKGNVSLSMAIITDISTMKTRGIGMALIGIAFSLGFIIGPVIGALFAVWAKSKTGDWYILPALFAVFLALSDLVFFILFFKETLPKEKRANSIKESLKNATALINLKQLFDFTPVTGLNEQDFRKLKLLGIVYFVYLFIYSGLEFTLTFLTHHVFHYTSTQQGMMFFSIGLIMALIQGGYVRKLPSNKTKKTAVNGLWLIIPSFICVGLASSIHLLYLGLFLFAVSTALVVPCLMTMASEYGSVQQKGTVMGIFRSLGALARALGPILASVSFWSVGSTITYLTGAVFLLWPVLKLKKY
- the LOC111425327 gene encoding COMM domain-containing protein 10 yields the protein MSLPWITINKKLLEGIALINLLSSQKFKILLKRIFESDESAPFTLGEIKKLGSLLQLEEEKSILLVQSLTHTWNQAVKFILKPVDLQKDLELVLKLDTEKAEEFTKMWIERIKGDCGDLNKRKKLNGVSWQVNLQAATNYSPKEIVPTVKLKLQLSDIINSESTENVVFDLNEEEIVSLYNAIEGVQIKIDELQSLS